The Bacteroidota bacterium sequence TTTCTTAAATATACAAAAAAAAGTATTCAATAAGTCAATTTTTGGAACCGCCCATAATTCAGTTGACTAACCGTGCAGCCCGTATAGTCCGCCAGCTACTTGCTTTTTCTCGCCGGCAAATTATTGAACCTGCGGTCATCGATATCAACACATTAATTTCCGATTTATTAAAACTAATCGGTAATACTATCGGTGAACACATCGAAATTGAATTTCTTCCCAACAAAGGAATCAACACAATATTTGCTGATACTGCTCAAATAGAACAGATAATTATGAATCTTTGTATGAATGCTCGCGATGCTATGCCCGAAGGGGGGAAACTTATCATAGAAACCGAAAATGTTGTTTTGGACGAAGATTATGTACACGGTTATCCGGGCGCAAAACCGGGAAAATATGTTATGCTCGCGGTTACCGATACCGGCTGCGGAATACCTTCATCATCTTTGGATAGAATATTTGAACCGTTCTTCACAACAAAGGAAAAAGACAAAGGAACAGGTCTTGGTCTGGCAATGGTTCACGGTATTGTTTATCAACATAACGGAATAATAAACGTCTATAGTGAAGTTTCGAAAGGAACGACTTTCAAGATTTATTTTTTAGCTTCCGAGGATGCAACCGCAATAAAAATAATAGACGATAAGAAAGAGCTCCCAATCGGAACCGAAACTATTCTTTTAGTTGAAGATGATGCTGATTTACGCGAGATGATTTTCTCCTTACTTACAAACCAAGGTTATGTAGTAATAACTGCAATAGATGGAGAGCAAGCTATCGAGATATTTACCCGCAATGCCTTAAATATTGATTTCATAATTTCGGATGTCGTGATGCCAAAAATATCGGGTAAAGAATTTTACAATAAAGTACGCTTGCTTAATCCCGACATCGGATTTTTATTCATCAGCGGATATACAGCAAATGTGATACATAAAAATTTTTTATTGGAACGGGGTTTTGACTTTCTCCAAAAACCATTTACGCCATACGAGCTTGCTATCAAAATTCGAAAAATTTTAGAGAAACCAAATAAGATTGTAATATGAAAAAAGTAGAAGATGCTTTATCGTATTTTAATGAAGGTTTCAGTTGTTCGCAGGCAGTTGTTTCAGCTTATGCTGAAGAGTTTGGAATAGATAAAGAAACTGCTCTGAAACTTGCCGGCGCTTTCGGTGGCGGAATGGCGCAGATGGGAGAAACGTGCGGTGCGGTTACAGGCGCCTTAATGGTATTGGGTCTGAAGTACGGTAGAATAAACACCAAAGACTTTGAGACAAAAGAAAAGTTATACGAAGCTGTAAAAGACTTTGTTGAAAAATTTAAGCTTCAAAATGGAACTATAGTTTGCAGAGAATTACTTGGATACGACATTAGCACACAAGAAGGGCGAGACAAAGCAACACAGCAAAATTTGTTCAAAACAATTTGTCCTAAATTAGTTGCACTTTCGGTTGAGTATTTGGAAGAAGTGGTGGATCGCTAATGTCAACAACTATTTTTTGATTTAACCTGAACAAACTGCCGCTTTTACAAACTCACGGAATAGCGGATGCGAGTTTGCCGCACGCGATTTTAACTCAGGATGGAACTGCACTCCAACAAACCAAGGATGATTTTCAAGCTCAACGATTTCCACTAAATGATTTTGTGGACAAATTCCGCTCAATGTTAATCCGCATTTTGATAAATGTTCAACGAAAGCATTATTCACCTCGTAGCGATGGCGATGGCGTTCGTGAATCAATTCGCGTTTGTAAGCAATATACGCTTTTGAGTTGCGCCGTAATTTACAAGGGAACGAACCAAGCCGCATTGTGCCTCCGTAATCTTTAACATTTTTCTGTTCCAACATCAGGTCGATAACAGGTTGTTTTGTTCTCGTGAATTCTGTGCTGTTGGCATTTTTCAAACCGCAAACGTTGCGGGCATACTCAATAACTGCACACTGCATACCCAAGCAAATTCCGAAAAACGGAATTTTATTTTCACGAACATATTTAACAGCCGAAATTTTTCCTTCAATTCCCCGCTCGCCAAAACCGGGTGCTACTAAAAGTCCAGAAATATTTTTTAAATTATTTTCAACGCAGCTTTTTTCCATATCTTCGGCAGCTATCCACTTTAAATTCACACGCACATTATTTGCAGCCCCTGCGTGTATGAATGCTTCAACTATACTTTTGTATGCATCGTGATGCTCAGTGTATTTTCCACAAATCGCTATATCGACAGAACCGGCTGGATTTTTTACCCGGTTCACCATTTTTTTCCAATCCTTCAAATTCGGCTGCGGACAGGTTAAATCTAATTTTTCCAAAACTATATTATCCAAATCCTGTTCTTCGAAAACGATTGGCGATTCATAAATAGTTTCTAAATCGGGCGCCCCTATTACATTTCCGGGATCAACATTTGTAAAGAGGGCTATCTTTTCTCTCACATCTTTCGACAAAGTTCTATCGGAGCGGCAAATCAAAATATCAGGTTGAATACCGATTTCGCGCAATGTGCTGACGCTGTGTTGAGTTGGTTTTGTTTTTATTTCACCCGCCGACTTTATATACGGCACAAGTGTAACGTGGATGCTGAGCGCATTTTTCCGTCCTAACTTATACATAAACTGCCGCATTGCCTCAAGGAAGGGTAAGCTCTCGATGTCGCCAACGGTTCCGCCGATTTCAGAGATCACCACATCGAACTCACCCGATTTTCCAAACGCTTCAAATCTTCGTATGATTTCGTCAGTGATGTGCGGAATTACCTGCACGGTGCCTCCAAGATAATCGCCGCGCCGCTCTTTTGTAATCACTTCGTAATATACCTGACCTGTGGTAGCATTATTTTTACGCGTCGTGTTGATATCCAAAAATCTTTCGTAGTGTCCTAAATCCAAATCGGTTTCGGCGCCGTCGTCGGTTACATAAACTTCGCCGTGTTGATAAGGATTCATTGTGCCTGGATCGACATTGATGTATGGGTCGAACTTCTGTATCGTAACACGAAGTCCGCGCGATTTTAAAAGCAGACCTAACGAAGCGGCAGCTATTCCTTTGCCAAGAGACGATACAACACCTCCTGTAACGAAAATATATTTTATTGGATTTCGTCGTGCCATAGTTTCTCCGTTTTATTTTATTTGGATGTTATTCTTGGAAACTACTCCACCGGACAGAACTAATTTAAGTCCTTCTTCTATTGTGAGATTCAAAACTCTTACATCGTTTTTGGGAACGAAAATTACTACACCGGAAGTCGGATTTGGCGGGTGTGGAATATAAACCGAGATGGTCTCTAAATTATCCCGACCAATCGATTCAAATACAACCTCGTTCGTTGCAAAACCGACCGAGTAAATTCCTTCTCTCGGATATTGTACACACACAACATTTTTGAATGTTTTGCTTTTAGCGCCAATTGCAAATGCCGATATCAAATCTCGGATAGCGCTGTATATTGTTCGGGCAAGTGGAAGCGTAGATAATAGATTATCGAAACCCTTGATGATAAATTTACCAATCAAGTTACGGGACATTAAACCAATAATTAAAATCAATACTGTCATTGATACGAAACCGATTCCGGTGATATGATATCCAATCACTCTATCGGTAATCGGAGATATGATTCCATCAATAGTTTCGAATAATGTTTTTAGAACAATGAGTGTAATAACAATCGGGACAATAACTACGATGCCTCGTGTAAAAGTTGTTCTCAAAAAGCCAAAAAACGACATTTTTTCATCACTCATAATTTATTGCCTTTAGTTCGTTCTAAAATTTGTTTTATCCGTTCAACGTCTTCAGGAGTATCAACAGGAATGCTCTCGTATTTTGTTACAACTGCTTTAATCTTAAATCCGTTTTCAATTATGCGGAGCTGTTCCAATTTTTCAGCACGTTCAAGCAAGGATTCCCGCCAAGAGGTGAACATTAGTAGAAATTTTTTCCGGAAAACATATAAACCGATATGCTTGTAGTAGGTATGGCTTTTAAGCCATTCATCATGATTCCCTTCTTCACGAAAATAGGGGATTGGCGAACGCGAAAAATATACAGCATAACCTTCATCGTTTAAAACCACTTTAGGTACATTTGGATTCTTTAAATCGCTTTCATCAGTAATAACTTTAACTAACGTAGCAACTTCAATTGAATCGTCTTGTAAAAGTGGAAGAACGGCTTCATCAATCATCTCCGGAGAAAGAAGCGGCTCGTCGCCTTGAACATTCACAATAATATCAGCATCGTCTAAATTTTTTGCAACGAAAGCAATGCGGTCACTGCCGCTTTTAATATCTTTTGGGGTCATCACAACTTTGCCGTTGAAGCTTTTAACAACTTCCTCAATTCGGCTGTCGTCGGTTGCAACTATTACTTCGTTCACAAGTTTAGCTTTTTTAGCTTGTTCATACACACGCTGAATCATAGATTTACCGGTTAAATCAACAAGCGGTTTACCGGGCAAGCGTGTAGAGGCAAAGCGAGCCGGAATTATTGCATAAACTTTTTCTGATTTAGTGCTCATTGTTCAATGTAATGCTTTGTGATGGCTCGATGAACTTCATCCATTAATCTCAATTCTTCCTGTTTGCCGCCGTCCTTCAGAACTTCGATTGGCGTATCTATTACAAGTGTGATATCGCCGGGAACGATGCGCAATTTTTTCTTCGGTAAAATTTTAAAGCTACCGTTAATTGTTAGTGGAATAACAGGCACACCTGATTTCACAGCCAAATTAAAAGCTCCCCGTTTGAAGGGCTGGAGTTTTCCATCTTTGGTTCTTGTTCCTTCTGCGAACAACAAAACCGATGCACCGTTACGAATTTTTTCAGCAGC is a genomic window containing:
- a CDS encoding DUF502 domain-containing protein, with the protein product MSDEKMSFFGFLRTTFTRGIVVIVPIVITLIVLKTLFETIDGIISPITDRVIGYHITGIGFVSMTVLILIIGLMSRNLIGKFIIKGFDNLLSTLPLARTIYSAIRDLISAFAIGAKSKTFKNVVCVQYPREGIYSVGFATNEVVFESIGRDNLETISVYIPHPPNPTSGVVIFVPKNDVRVLNLTIEEGLKLVLSGGVVSKNNIQIK
- a CDS encoding CTP synthase, with protein sequence MARRNPIKYIFVTGGVVSSLGKGIAAASLGLLLKSRGLRVTIQKFDPYINVDPGTMNPYQHGEVYVTDDGAETDLDLGHYERFLDINTTRKNNATTGQVYYEVITKERRGDYLGGTVQVIPHITDEIIRRFEAFGKSGEFDVVISEIGGTVGDIESLPFLEAMRQFMYKLGRKNALSIHVTLVPYIKSAGEIKTKPTQHSVSTLREIGIQPDILICRSDRTLSKDVREKIALFTNVDPGNVIGAPDLETIYESPIVFEEQDLDNIVLEKLDLTCPQPNLKDWKKMVNRVKNPAGSVDIAICGKYTEHHDAYKSIVEAFIHAGAANNVRVNLKWIAAEDMEKSCVENNLKNISGLLVAPGFGERGIEGKISAVKYVRENKIPFFGICLGMQCAVIEYARNVCGLKNANSTEFTRTKQPVIDLMLEQKNVKDYGGTMRLGSFPCKLRRNSKAYIAYKRELIHERHRHRYEVNNAFVEHLSKCGLTLSGICPQNHLVEIVELENHPWFVGVQFHPELKSRAANSHPLFREFVKAAVCSG
- a CDS encoding ATP-binding protein encodes the protein MEPPIIQLTNRAARIVRQLLAFSRRQIIEPAVIDINTLISDLLKLIGNTIGEHIEIEFLPNKGINTIFADTAQIEQIIMNLCMNARDAMPEGGKLIIETENVVLDEDYVHGYPGAKPGKYVMLAVTDTGCGIPSSSLDRIFEPFFTTKEKDKGTGLGLAMVHGIVYQHNGIINVYSEVSKGTTFKIYFLASEDATAIKIIDDKKELPIGTETILLVEDDADLREMIFSLLTNQGYVVITAIDGEQAIEIFTRNALNIDFIISDVVMPKISGKEFYNKVRLLNPDIGFLFISGYTANVIHKNFLLERGFDFLQKPFTPYELAIKIRKILEKPNKIVI
- a CDS encoding C-GCAxxG-C-C family protein, which produces MKKVEDALSYFNEGFSCSQAVVSAYAEEFGIDKETALKLAGAFGGGMAQMGETCGAVTGALMVLGLKYGRINTKDFETKEKLYEAVKDFVEKFKLQNGTIVCRELLGYDISTQEGRDKATQQNLFKTICPKLVALSVEYLEEVVDR
- the kdsB gene encoding 3-deoxy-manno-octulosonate cytidylyltransferase, producing MSTKSEKVYAIIPARFASTRLPGKPLVDLTGKSMIQRVYEQAKKAKLVNEVIVATDDSRIEEVVKSFNGKVVMTPKDIKSGSDRIAFVAKNLDDADIIVNVQGDEPLLSPEMIDEAVLPLLQDDSIEVATLVKVITDESDLKNPNVPKVVLNDEGYAVYFSRSPIPYFREEGNHDEWLKSHTYYKHIGLYVFRKKFLLMFTSWRESLLERAEKLEQLRIIENGFKIKAVVTKYESIPVDTPEDVERIKQILERTKGNKL